The sequence TAAATTTAAAGCTCTCAATGCTAACCTTCAAACAAGTTTTGGGGTTAAAAATAAATTATCATAAAAGTGAGCCTTTTGCTTTGGTCTATATGAGGAGGAAGAAACACTCTATCTCTCTCGGTTTGGATGTCAAAAAGGCGGCTTCCCAAGTACTTAGGGATCCCAATGCATTATAGAAAGTTAAGTAATAATGGTTGGAAAACCATAGATGCAAAGTTTGAAAAGAAATTGAACAGATGGAAAGAATAAATGATGTCGGTTGGAGGTCGATTAATCTTGATTAACTTTGTCCTGACAAGCTTAGTTATGTTTATGTTGTCCTTTTTAAAGTGCCTAACGGTGTACTAGAAAAAATAGACTACTGTCGCTCCAGATTCTTTTGTCAAGGATATCAACATAAAAAGAAATATAGGCTTGCACTCTAGGACACTATTTGTCAACCTAAAGTGGGTTTAGGTATTCAGAACATAGAGATTCAAAATAAGTGCTTGCTTGGTAAATGGTTGTTTAAATTGATTAATGAGGATGGTCTGTAGCAGAATTTTCTTAAGAACAAATACCTCAAATCTTGTATCTTGTCTAAGGTAGTTAGAAAACACGGTGACTCACATTTTTTGTCTAGGCTAATGAAAGTTAAAGACCAATTTCTTAGTCTTGGTTCCTTTATTCTTAAATATGGGAAGCATATTAAATTTTGGGAGGCCAATTGGACCGGTAACCAACCTCTAATGTTGAAATTTTCGTCCTGATATAATATAGTTAGTAAGAAAAGCGATACGGTGGCGAATGTTTTTAATAGGATTCCTATAAACATCACTTCTCTTTCCATAGAGTGTTTGTGGGTGATAACCTAATATGTTGGAACATATTGGTTTCGAGTATTGTTCATACTAATCTATCTAGTGAGAGAGATGAGTTCAAATGGAATTTGTCAGCCACATGGCTTTTTACGATCCGCTCCATATACCATGCTCTTATTAACGATGTTAAAGTTTTCTATTTCAAACATCTATGGAAGTTAAAAATACCTCTAAAAATTAAGGTCTTTATGTGGTATCTCATTAGAGGTGTGACTCTCACAAAATACAACCTAGCTAAGCCTAATTGGCAGGGACAAAATAAAATGTGTGTTCTGTGACTCGAATGAATTTATTCAACATCTATTTTTTACATGTCATTACGCTAGATTTTTTGGAGACTTTTAGCGTGTTGCTTTGGTTTAAGTACCCCGAGATCAATTAATCATATTTCTTGGTCTTGGTTACATGGGATGCCTCTCAAAGTTAAAGATCTGATTATTACATGTGTTGCGATTTTGTGCTGGACTATCTAGATAAGTCGAAATAACTTAGTGTTTGACCAAATCTCGGTAGTtacttatttgcaggttttgtttCAGACGACCTATTGGCTTAGGTTCTAGGACATTTGCAGAAGGATGAAGACAAGAAAATAATGAAGGAGACGTGTAGACGGATCGAAGCAGCGTCAATGCAAAATTTCAATCATTTTGGTTGGAGTTTTACGAACAGGATTGTGTTATGAGGTTGCTAGCCTTTTTGTTAGATGTCTTGTTCATGTTTGTGTTGTAAGAGTGCACTCTAGGATGTGTGTGCTAGTCCTTTTGTTGTCAGTTTATAAGCCTGGCTATACCCTCCATGTGGGTGACAAAGCCGAAACTTCCATTATCTAAAAAGGAATGTGGGGGTACGAAAAGAGATATATAAAATTTGTTTCAATTATATTTATATTTCAGGTATCTAGACAACGTGTAATTTTATCATTGTTTGACTACATTAAAAATCGGTTAAACCGATAGTTAGTTGTCTAAGATTGTTGTCTCAAAATTCACACTTGAAATATAGCGACTCTTGTAAAAGTTAGAGGCAACTGGTCATCAAGCCATGCTCTTGCACAACCTAATAATTTTCAAGAGACATGAGCGATTGGAATTCATAGATAAACTagatgagtgcccgtgcgttgcgacgggagTAAAAAAATTATATGAAATATATATAGAGCTTAGTTGATGTTTGATTGTAGTGAACAAACGTAGCCACGTGATAGAATGTTTTATAATTACTTGTGTCAATAGAGGGAACTTTTTTTATTGATTCATACATAGTTTTATAATTGTATCAAAAGCACTGAACAAACATAGTTAGCTATCACATTCACTGTTGTCTAAATAGATTGAAATAATATGGTGAAGCTATCATGGAAGGATAACTGAATATATGGACTCTTAAGTAGCTTAGCTACTGCAAAGGATACAATTGAAATCCATTACATCAATTAAGTAACGTACCAATGAATCAATAAAAAAAGTTCCCTCTATTAACACAAGTAATTATAAAACATTCTATCACGTGGCTACGTTTGTTCACTACAATCAAACATCAACTAAGCTCTATATATATTTCATATAATTTTTTACTTCCGTCGCAACGcaggggcactcacctagtacaaCTAAAAGAAAGAAAAGTAGCCCATTCATCTGTAAGCAGATAAGCCCAACACAGCCTACTCAACATGCAAAGATATTTCTCATTTTCTTTCACAAGTATGAGATCCATAAGCCATAATCCCGGGTATACTCCATCCCGGGCCCGCGGCAGCAACACGACCAAATTTAGGCCATTGACTGGATGCAACGAAAGCGTGTGGACTGTGACCGATATTTGGCTTTGATGACTCTCGCTTGCTGCTTGCATGACCAAGTGGCTCCCAAGCGTCCAGATCGGGGCGACGGCGACCCAATCTGCTGCCTAATCTTGGCCGGGCCGGGCTACGCAGGTTAGGCAGGGTTTATGTGGGCACAATCCAAACGCGATGCACAACTGGAAAGAAACACAATGTACAGAAGTTAGCTGATACACCAATTACACCTGCATGCACTTTGGCAGCTAATATCACAGTTCTAGAGCAGACTTGGTTCAGCTTTCATCGAGTTGCATTTGAGTTTCAGAATTTTCAAATTAACTCCCCCAAATTGAGCACAGCAGCCACATTAAAGTTCTTTTTTTTCTTCCTTCTATGTGCCACAACTTAAAAAAATAAATCAATGAACCATAACAAGGTCAGCTAATATACTTCAGCATCTATGACCAGCAACTGAATCTGTAACCCAGCGTACAGACTTCAAAATATTGAGCTAATATGGATAGATAACAAAAACAGCTCCGCATCAAAGATTAGGGGATCAGAAACACAACAAATGAAGTTCAAGCATTGTTGTGTTGAGTCTTTCTTACATGATCCCAGCCTCCCAGGAATAGCTCTACAGAACACTTGAGTTCACTAATATCATCGCCGAGCTGCTGAACAGACAATATAGCACTCACTCAGTTACACATGCCAGGAGTATCACATTCTCCACTGCAGCAAACTTTAGTTGCTTGGGAAGCTGCATATTTTGCTTACCATTAGTCAGTCCACATGACAGCCAATGTAGATAAGAGCGTAACCAGGCAGCTCATCAATCTTCTTCCTTTTGGACCCAAACTTTCACGGTCTTGTCATTGTCAAGCGCCCCGGATGCGATCATGTTTTCCTTGGGATGACATGAGACTGCAATGACAGTATCAGTATGGCCTTCCAGTTTCTGCACTATTCTTCTTGACTGGAGGTCCTATAGGTAGACACATTTGTCTTCGGAGCCACTGACAATATACTTGCTATTTGTGATAGAAAACGCCGCTGGGATGCAGTACTTTGTGTTAACATGGCCGGTATGTCTTCAGAAACTTTCCAGCTGAGAAATTCCAAAGCCTCTGTATAAATCATAAACAAAGCATGACCAGATGCCCTTCTTACAAGTCGTTGATTATCTACTCCTAGTACATACTTTTCATATAAAACTGGATGGTATTTATTTCTACTCCCTCTGTCCTAATATATAAGGCATAACCACTTATTCAAGTCCCGTAATATATATTGATGCAGTAGTTCTAGTGTTGAGAGAGAATTAAATACAGTCCTTGGTCTTAGACTATATGTGGTTACGCCTTATATACCGGGGCAGAGGGAGTAACAGATAATCACATATAGCTGTGGGTGCATTCACATCTATGAGCATACTTATATAGTACATAAAATGGAATCGAAAGCTCATTTAAAAGAAGAGTAAATGAATTGAAAATGAGTTGTAGAAATTCCATGCCTCAAGCATCAATCGCTTTCTTGAACCTTTGAAATGGACAACCTGAAAAAATGGTACAAGAATTATTCTGGATGTCACAGTAAATAGAAAACATATTCAGCAATGTTACACATCATGCACATTTATTGAATTAGTATACTCCTGCACAAATGATCCATATTTGCATGCTGACAAACTGATCATCAATCGGAGCAtagcttataacaaaagaaagCACCATGGATCCACAATGCACAGTATTATTGCAGTTTCTAGATATTTATTTGAATTATAAATGACATATGAGAGAAAAGGTAACGGTGAACCAAATCTTCCTAGTTTTTACATCTATGTTAGCAGCATGCATTCATGTGTAAGGAGCCTGTAGAATACTATTTTCTATTAATATTAGGCCACAATTTATTTCCATGAAGAAAAAGAGCAAAACACTGACCAATTAAGTTCCTTACAAGTAAGAAAATGTTATACCTTAACATCCAAGGGTATACCATGAAACTGTCCAGCACCCTCAGGCTGGGTCCAATTATAAACAGCACAAGGCAAGAAGAGAACAGATGTTCCATTAACTTCACCAGTAAATGCTTCATGTTTAGAAAATTTTCCCAATGCCGATGGTAGATGAAACTTGACGACCCATGCAAGTGCTAATTGGTCACCAAGCATACGGGAAGCCTTAATATATCTTAAGCTGTAAGTTCCAAGGACTTGTTTCAAGAATTCCACAGCTCTGAAAAAACATAGTTTAATTTGAAGTTTGCTGGCTGTGTATAATACGATATATTCAATAGCTGTCAACTTACTTAGTGATGCCATCACTGGTTCCTCTTACAGCAACAAACCCAGAATTCAATGGTTGCCCTTTGTTATTACGAAAAGTAACAGCCAGATGAAAATggggatatttttcaaatatatgtCCAAGATCATCAACCACTGCTATATCGGAATCAGTTAAAACAAAATGATTCAGTCTCTCCGTCCTATCAAATTCCACAAGCTTTTGCTCCAGAAATGCCTAAATATGAGGATAAGATACATAAATATAACTCTTACAGTGAAAATaatgcataaagatgatgatagcAGCTCGGCGGTCACCTCCCTGATGAGCCGCATGCACCCGTCGAAGTCGGTGTCGAGCGAGAGCACGGTGGCGCCGTTGGCGATGGGCTGGATGAGCTGCTCCAGCGAGATGCGGTTGGCGGGGAGGAAGACGATGGCCGGGATCCCCGCGGCGGCGCAGTAGGCGGAGAGCGCGGCGGAGGTGTCCCCCGTGGACGCGCACCCGACGCCGGCGATGGGGCGCGACAGCGGCGCGCGGCAGAGGCGGTTCACCTGGCTGACCAGCACGGTCATGCCGAGGTCCTTGAACGAGCCCATGTGGGAGATGCCACAGTGCTTCACCCACAGGTCGTTCATCTTGCCTTGGTGGTCGCGCCCCAGCCGCTTGGCCCAGAAGAGGTTCGAGTTGCCCTCGAACAGGGAGACGATGTGGTCGGGCTCGATCTCGGGGAGCATGACTCCTTGGACCACACGCCGGACCCGTACGGCCAGGTGGTGCGCCCGATGCGGGAGTCAAAGAGGTCGCGCCAGTAGGCACCCGAGAAGCGGGCCAGCGCCTCCATGTCGTGTCGCACGTCGAGGAGGCCCCCGAGCTGGAGCGGTACACGATCTTGTCCAGGGAGTAGCGCTCGTTGGGGTCGCCGTTCGGGGCCGGCGGGAAGGGCTCGTACCACGCCGACAGGCCCTGCTTCGGGGCCGGGTGCCGCGCCGCCTCCTCGCGGATGTTCTCATCCGTCGCGCGCCAGTGCTTGGTGGTGACCGCCGGGGAAAGGGCGGAGgcgtcggtggcgcaccggacgcgGCAGGCTGCCAGACGGAGCGGGAGGTGGCGGCTTGGGGTGGCAGAGCGCGACTGGGGGTGGGAGAGGAGGAACGACATGGAGGCGGCGTGGGTTGTCGCCACCATGGTGGGCAAGCTGGCGGCGGCGGAGTGGGATTAGGGGAGGGGACTGGTGAGTGACGCGGATGGAGGTGGATCAGCGGAATCCGCGGCGGTCGTACCGAATCCGCGGCGGCCGTGCGGCGCGCGCGGGCGTTGCGGTTGCTGGCGCGGTTGTTCCGCGAGCGTAGGGAGGCGGCCGAGCGGCGCCATGGCTGGCTGCGTGGGAGCGGAATCCGCGGCGGTCGTACCGAATCCGCGGCGCGCGCGTGCGGAATCCATGGCTGGCGGCGCGCGCGGGAGGCAGTTGCTAGCGCGTGCGGGAGCTGGCGCGCGGGCGTTGCaggagcgggggcagtctacactgcccccttaatagttagtagtgaTATGGGACTCAGAAATCAGAATTAATCTTAATCAAAACTATAACCTAATTCATAGCAACCGTGGGATGATCAGCTATTACAACCATGTGTTTGTACAGCTGAAGCCTAAACCCAGAAGAAGCGGGTGCTGTAGAAGGAATAGTTGGGGAGAGCTAAAACAAGGGTAGCAGAATCACACAGTTTGATATTTTTTTTGTACCATAGCTCTTGCCAGGTTTCAATGACCTCTTTATCATTTCGTAATTTGCATGGGAAAAGTTAGCAGTAACTGCCATGTACTGAAGAAGAGAATGAATTTGTGTTTCACTGTTCCAATCACAAGAATTGGTCCAGACCATACGAGGTCAGTACCTCGAAGCTTATCGAGCGTAATTCATGTGTGTTTCAATCTGCAACTTTACAGATATCATGCACCTTCTTGCCTACTTTACAAACTACACGACTGAACTTGCATCGAACATTACATTTTTGCAATGAGCTCATACTGCTCTGATATTTTTCAATGTCCTTTAGTGCCTGCTTTAGTTTGCCGCTGACATCACCCAATGCCCACACCAACGATATATGTGGCCGTGGATTCTGCCAAATGATCAAATGACAGTCACATAATGTCGTTTAGATTTGGTGACGAAATTAGAAGTCTTATATGATGTTCTAGTCATTTTAATATGACAGATTACTGATTTACTTCTTCATGTAGTCATGTACTGATATTCCAAATCAACTATTGCATTAACTTACATGAAAAACACCAGCTTCTTTTTTGCATACTATTGGCCTTGGTGGACATGTCAGTTGTCAGACAATTCCACCATATGAATGAATTGACTAACTTTTGTTTACAAGCAAGGTGCTAGAATTATCTATTTGAATGAATTGTGCTAGATTTAactaattgaatgaattaatttggaatcAAGGAAAACCCATGTTTCATAGCATCTTGTAGGTCACCCTTAACACCAATATAATGCATAGCTCAATATCCATTACCGTGTAAAATTCAGGAAGACCATGCAATCGATACACTTCATCTACCATAAGTATCTGCCTCGTTATCTGCAAAGAAAACTGAGGATAAGCACAAGATGCAAAAGGTTCTCAATATGAAAAATCAATATGACATAGAAATAGGCAGAGCCTTCACCCTGTAAATATGACACAAAATGGCACAAAATATACTGTAAATACCTCTGGCAAACCAGTTCTTGTAACTTCTAGTGAAACAAATGACCGTGTACAATCATCATTGACAAAGTGCTCCCATTTATTGAACTCCATCCAGTACCTTTGTTCCACATGTATAAAGATCTCCATCAGTGACAATGAGATACAAAAGTTGAAAAGTACAAAGAAGAATACTAGGCAACTGTAACCCTGTAGAGAAAAATGCGTCCACAGAGGGGACAAACTACTAGTCACCAAGCAGTGAAGTTCTTAGAGATGACTAACTGTTGTTGTGGCTGGAACTTCTGGCGAAGCATTGCAATAAATGAGTCAATCTGATGCACCTGAACTGCAACAGGTCTTCCCAAGCTTACATGAAACTCCCTGCTCAGAAGCACTTTCTCAAGCTTCTGTTCATCTTTGCACAATTCAGAAAGCGCATAGTCTGCATCAACGGCATAGAGATCCGGCACAAGAGATGCAGCTCTTTTCATAGAAAGAGCCAGTTGTTTCCTTGCATCAGAAGGTATGACGACTGCATAAGACAGCTAAATATAAGTGAGGGGCAGTTATAGACTGAAAAAGAAAGTTTTGATTCTAGTTCTGCAAGTATTCAGGTGACCATTGGGGCAGTAGGAATCATATGATGCCATAATGGCCACAATTTGAGTAAAAAATGTAGGTAATATTTTCCCCTTCACTAATGAACTTGAGACATTATTTCCGGACATGTTCTGTTAGTTTCCAAGTTTTTTATCGACAAGCTTATTCTAATCCCTGAAAAGACACCGAGCAAACAGGTAGCTGAGCGGATACAACATATATATTTGATGTTGATTTCTAAGTGCACATTCACATCGAAGAACAATAACATTTGTAGCAAGACCAACAAGCAAAAGCGCAGACCAGGGATATAAACATGTACAGCATAGTTGCCTTCCACATGGGGGAAGCTCCGGACGCGACCCCCCTGCGCCATCGCCGAGTAATCTGCACCACGTATTGTCCCCAGATAGGCAGATACCGTCAGCACTCATAACATCAGCAGCTGTAAGGTTCAAAAAGATGGGAGCGCAAGGAATCGTGCCTACGAAGTTGGGGGGCTGGAGGAGGTCGAGGGGAGGAGGTGGGAGCAAGGCCGAAGGTTCCGGGACCTCCGGGGCGCCTCCAGAGACGGAAGCAGACTCGCCGCCGTCAGAGTCGGTGTCGGACGCGTAGCTCGCCATGAGCGCGTCCATCGGTTCCTTCTCCCGTTGAACCCCAGCCGGTGGGGACGTGGGTCGACGACGCGGCCGCGTGAGAAGTCGGCGGCGAGCGCCGCGCTCGACGGCTAGTGCTGCAGCGGGCGGCGCTAGCGAAGTGGCCCGGTGGGAGGCACGGGGGCGCAGGCGGAGAGTAGCGGCGCTGGCGTGGAGAGTGGTGCTGGACGTAGGGTGTCGGCACAGTGGTCATTCACAATTTCGCACATGGAATTAGGGTTAAGGTTTTGCCATTTCATTTTATACTGggtaggtgcccgtgcgatgccacggaacataaattgcgaac is a genomic window of Zea mays cultivar B73 chromosome 5, Zm-B73-REFERENCE-NAM-5.0, whole genome shotgun sequence containing:
- the LOC100275088 gene encoding uncharacterized LOC100275088 gives rise to the protein MDALMASYASDTDSDGGESASVSGGAPEVPEPSALLPPPPLDLLQPPNFVDYSAMAQGGRVRSFPHVEGNYAVHVYIPVVIPSDARKQLALSMKRAASLVPDLYAVDADYALSELCKDEQKLEKVLLSREFHVSLGRPVAVQVHQIDSFIAMLRQKFQPQQQYWMEFNKWEHFVNDDCTRSFVSLEVTRTGLPEITRQILMVDEVYRLHGLPEFYTNPRPHISLVWALGDVSGKLKQALKDIEKYQSSMSSLQKCNVRCKFSRVVCKVGKKVHDICKVAD
- the LOC103627491 gene encoding uncharacterized protein → MASLSKLTAIEYIVLYTASKLQIKLCFFRAVEFLKQVLGTYSLRYIKASRMLGDQLALAWVVKFHLPSALGKFSKHEAFTGEVNGTSVLFLPCAVYNWTQPEGAGQFHGIPLDVKVVHFKGSRKRLMLERLWNFSAGKFLKTYRPC